From Lysobacter lycopersici:
GCCGGTGCCCGCGACCCATTGCCATCCCAGCGCATTGTTGGCGAGGTCGGCATCGACCAGCGCATGCAGGAACCAGTCCGCGCCGTGCGTCCAGTGCAGCCCCATGTGCTTGGTCAGCCACGAGGCGACCACCATGCGCACGCGGTTGTGCATCCAGCCTTGGTGCCACAGCTGGCGCATCCCGGCATCCACCAGCGGCACGCCGGTGCGGCCGCGTTTCCATGCCTCCAGCCCCGCCGCGTCCTCGCGCCAGCCCATCGCATCGAAGCGCGGATTGAAATTCTCGCGGATGCTGCGCGGCCAGTGGTGCAGCACGTAATAGGCGAATTCGCGCCAGCCAAGTTCGGCGGCGAACTTGTCCGCGCCGGCTCCGCCGCGCTCGCGCGCCGCGGCGAGCACGCGTCCCGGGCCGATCTCGCCGAAATGCAGGTGCGGCGACAACCGCGACGTACCGTCGACCGCCGGCAGGTCGCGGGCCTCGGGATAGTCGTCGAGCCGGTCGAGGAATTCGTGCAGGCGTTCGCGCGCAGCCGCCTCGCCTGGCGACCACGCGTCCCAGAACCCGTAGTCCCACGCCGGCCGCGGCGGCGCGATCGTCGCCCCGAAGCGGCGTAATGCTTCGGGCAACGGCACGCAGGCCAGGCGCTCCGGCGGCGGGCGTTCGCGCAGGCGCCAGCCGGGCATCGCCGCCTTCAGGAACGGGGTGAAGACCTTGTAAGGCGCGCCGGACTTGCCCAACACCGCGTCGGGATCGCCCAGCAGCCGCCCGGCCGAACGTCGCAGCGCGACGCCATTGCCCGCGAGCGTCGCCGCCAGCCGGGCATCGCGCGCGTCCGCCGCCGGTTCGTGCAGCGCGGAGACGTGCACGGCGTTCGCGCCACACGCCGCCGCGGCCATCGGCAGCAGGGTTTCCGCCTCCCCGGCGAGGAGGTGCAGGCGCCCGCCGCGGCGTTCGATGTCGGCGCCGAGCGCGGCCAGCGATTTGCGCAACCAGGCGCGGCTCGCATCGGCCGCGGGTTCGCCGGCTTCGTCGATGTACAGCAGCAGCAACTCGTCGTGCGCACGGCACGCGCGATCCAGCGCCGGATGATCGGCCAGGCGCAGGTCGCGCCGGAACCAGAAGATGCCGCGGTTCATGCGCGCAGCATCGCTCGCTCGCGCGCCGTCAACGGCTCGCGGCCGCGGACTGCGGCACCATCCGCAACTTCGTGGTGTCGTAGCCGAGCGCCCCGATGCGCGCGATCGCGGACTCGAGTTCGGACTCGGGCAGGCTCGGGGTGCGCGCCATCAGCCACACGTAGTCGCGCTTGCTGCGGCCGATGATCGTGCGCGAATAGTCCGGGGCGAGGTCGACGATCACGTACTCGGCCTTGACCGGCCACACGAACTGCATGCCCCAGACGGCGTTGTGCGTCCCCGGCACCACCGTGCCGACCGGTTCCATCGTCTCCGGCGGTGCGTCGAACCCGCCCTTGCGGTAGCGGAACGTGGTGCGGATGCGGCCGTCTTCGCCGAGGCGATAGGACTCGACCGCGTCGTAGGCCTCGCGCTCGGGCCGCGAGGGAATGTGCGCGATCACGTACCAGTCGCCCATGAAGCGCGGCAGGTCGACCGACGCGACCGGCGGGATCGTCGGCGGGTGCGTGGCGCAGGCCGCGAGCCCGGCAGCCACGAGCGGGATCCAGGCCAAACGCGGTTTCATGCGGCTTCCTTCGCGAAGCGGTAGTGCGCGACCATCCATTCGCGGCCGTGGTCGTAGCCGAACAATTCGGCGCAGGCCATCCAGAACATGCGCCAGCGCTGGAACCACAGGTGCGCGGCGTCGCCATAGGCCTCGCGCAGGATCGGCAGGAGTTCGGCGCGATGCGCATCCTGTTGCTGCAGCCAGTGGTTCGCGGTGCGCCGGTAGTGCGTGCCGTCGACCAGCCAGCGATCCTCGATCCGCAGCGCGTGCTGGAACCACAGCAGGGTGTCGGCCGCGGGCATCAGGCCGCCGGTGAAGAAATGCCGCCCCATCCAATTGCCCTCGCCTTCGGTCTCGAACGGATACAGCAGCGTGCGATGGCAGAAGATGTGCGCGAACAGCTTGCCGCCTGGCCGCAACCAGCCGCCGATGCGATCGAGCAACACCTCGTAGTTGCGCATGTGCTCGAACATCTCGATGGACACGCAACGGTCGAACGCGGCGGCCGGCAGTTCGAGCCGGTTCGCGTCGCAGGTGAGCACGCGCACGTTGGCGAAGCCGCGCTCGCGGCAGCGCTGCTCGATGAAACGGCGTTGCGGCGCGGAATTGGAGACCGCGGTGATGCGCGCGTGCGGGTAGCGCTCGGCCATCCACAGCGTCAGCGAGCCCCAGCCGCAACCGAGTTCGAGGATGTCCTGGCCGTCGGCCAGTTGCGCACGCTCGCCGTACAGCGCGAGCATCGCCTCCTCGGCTTCGGCGAGGGTCTCGTTCCCGGTCGGATAGAAGCAGCCCGAGTACTTCAGCCGCGGCCCGAGGCAGCGCGCGAAGAACGCCGGCGGCAGCTCGTAATGCTGGCGGTTGGCCGCGTCGGCGTGGATCGCCACCGGGCTGCGCCGCAGTTCGGCGACCAGCGCGGCGGCGTGGCGCGCGGCCGCGGCCGGATCGCCTGCGCATTCGTCGCGCAAGCGTTGCGCGCACATCCGGCGGATGCCCAGCCGCAGCAGGCCATCGGGAATCCATCCGCGTTCGGCCCAGCCGAGCAATCCCGGCGCGGGACGGTCGCTGGCGAGTTCGAACGCATCGGCGGTGGCGTTCATCGATCCTCCTTGGGAAACCACGGGAACAGCATCGACGTGCTGCGCTGGTAGCGGGCGTAATCCTCGCCGCGGCTGCGCAGGGCCTGCGCCTCGGTGAAGGGGATGCCGCTGATCCAGCGCAGGAATACGTACATCAGCAGCGGCCCGATCCATGCCAGCCATGCGAACGGGGATCCGACCGCAAGCAGCACGTAGGCGAACCAGTGCAGCCACTCGAAGAAATAGTTGGGATGCCGCGACCAGCGCCACAGACCGTCGCGACAGGTCTTGCCGCGATTCGCGGGATCCGCGCGGAAACGCGCAAGCTGGCGGTCGGCGAGCGTTTCGCCGACGACGCTGCCCAGCCATACCGCGATGCCGGCGATGGTCCACGCGTTCCAGTGTTCGACCGGACTCGCCGCCACCGCGAGGAACGGCAACGAAAACAACGCAACCAGCAGCGCCTGGAACTGGAACATGCCCAGCCACTTCAGGGGCGCGGCGCCCCAGCGCTTGCGCAATTGCGCGTAGCGGCCATCCTCGGCCTCGCCGCGCACGCGACGCAGCAGGTGCAGGCCGAGGCGCAGTCCCCAGAGGCCGCCGAGCGCGGCGAGCAGCGCGCGCGGCAAGGGCGCGCCCGCGCCGGTCGCCGCGGCCACGACCGCCGCGGCGCCGAGCCCGAACGACCACGCCACGTCGACGATCCCCGCGTTCGCGGTGCGCTGCTGCCGCGCCCAGGCGATGCCCTGCGCGATCGCCGCCAGCGCCCAGACCAGCAACAACTGCTTCCAGGGACTCATGCGCGCACTCCAATGGCCGCGCGCGCGGCGCGGGAACCGCCCGACGCGGCCCGCAGCAACAACGGCAGGGCGATCGCCCACGCCGAGCCGAGGTAAAGCAGCGCCGGCCATGCAGGATCGTGGAAGGCAAGCGCACCGAATCCGCGCGCCGCGCCGAGATAGGCCAGCGGACCGCCGACGGCAGCGAACGCGGCCGCGAGCCACGGGCGCGGCGCGAACCACGCCATCGAATGGTTCATCGTCATTGCGAACGCGCACCACAACAACACGATCCACGCCGGCGCCGGCAAGGCGGGAAACGCGGATGCATACGCGAGCAGGCCGGTCCTGGCGGCGATGCCATCCACGAGCAGGCCGCAGGCCAGCGCGGCCAGCACCACGCGTGCGTCCGCGCGACGCGCATGCGAGCAGCGCCACTGGACGCCGATGAATGCGATGCAGGCGAGCATGCCGATCCATGCGCGGCCATGGCCCGCGCTCCATGCCACCGCGAACCAGGTCGCCTGGTAGCCGAACAGGTTGGCCCAGGACGCCACCTCAGGCCTCCAGCAACCCGGGCAGGTAGGAATCGCCGCGATAACCCGGTTTCGCCATCAGCAGGTGCGCGACGCCGATCGTGCGTTCGAGGAAGCCGCCTTCGCAGTACGCGAGGTAGAACTCCCACATGCGCAGGAAGCGTTCGTCGAAGCCCTGCGCGCGGATCGCCCCGCGGTTCGCGAGGAAGCGCCGGCGCCAGTCGCGCAAGGTGCGCGCGTAGGACGGACCGAAATCCTCCAGGTGCACCAGCGCGAGGTCGGTGCTGCGGCTCTTCGCCGCGAGCATCGCCGCGATCGAGGGAATGAACGAGCCCGGGAACACGTGGCGCTTGATGAAATCGACCGTGCGCAGCGCCTGCTCGTAGCGATGGTCCTCGATGGTGATGGCCTGCACCAATGCCAGCCCGTCCGGCCTGAGCAGCCGGCCGAGGGTGGCGAAGTAGGCATCGAGGTATTCCGCCCCGATCGCCTCGACCATCTCGATAGACACCAGCTTGTCGTATTCGCCACGCAGGTCGCGGTAGTCGGAGAGCAGCACCGTCACCCGCCCCTGCAACCCGGCCTCGGCGACGCGCCGCGAGGCCAGCGCGTGCTGTTCCCTCGAAATGGTGGTGGTGGTCACCCGGCAGCCGCGGGTCCGGGCGGCGTGGAGGGCGAAGCCGCCCCAACCGGTGCCGATCTCGACCACATGGTCGTCGGCACCGATTCGCAGCTTGTCGCAGATGCGATCGAGCTTGCGTTGCGAGGCGCCTTCGAGCGTATCGCCGTCACCGGCGTACAACGCCGAGGAATACATCATGTCTTCGGACAGGAACAGGCGGAAGAACGGATTGCCGAGGTCGTAGTGCTCGGCGATGTTGCGGCGCGCCCCGTCGCGGGTATTGCGGCGCAGCGCGTGCAGCGCGCGCATCGCCAGGCCGCCTAGCCGAGCCGGTCCGCGTTCCATCGCATCGAGCAGGCCGCGGTTGCGCACCAACAATTGCACCAGTCCCACCAGGTCGCTGCAGTCCCAGGCGCCGTCCATGTACGCTTCGGCCGCGCCGACGCTGCCGTTGCGGGCCAGCGCGCGATAGAAGCCGGGGCCGTGCACCGCCAGCCGTGGAACCTCGATCGGCCCGGGCTCGCCGATGCGGTGCGTGCCGAGCGCATCGGACAATTCGACGCCACCGCCGCGCAATGCGTCGAGTCGACGCAGCAGGCGCGCGCGCAGGAAGCGGTCGAGCGTGCCGTAGCCGGCGGCGGGGGCGTGCGCGATGCTGTTCATCGCCGGGTCTCCGGTTTCGAAGGATGGTCGTGGACCGGCGTGCGCTTCAGCCACAGCCGCAGCGCCTGCCAGTGGATGCCGGCGATCACCTGCGCGGTCATCAGCGGATAGCGCCACAGCACGCGTGCAAGGTTCGGCCCGTCCAGTGGGCGCCGCTCCAGCGCGAGGGTCGCATCGAACTCGCGCCTGTCGCCGTCGAACACGCCCATGTGCACGCGCAGGTCCTCGCCCGGCGCGGTGAACGACCATGCATAGCGCCGGTCCAGCGGCAGGAACGGCGAGACGTGGAACGCCTTGTCGAAGCTCCATTGCAACGCCCTGCCCCGCGCCTGCGCGCGCGCCAGCGGCAGCACGTAGGCGTGTCGTTCCTTCCACGGCGTGTTGGTGATCTCGGCGACGATGCTGTGCAGCGCGCCCGCGGCATCGTGGCAGTAGTAGAAGGCGACCGGATTGAAGCCGTAGCCGGCGTAGCGCAGGTGCGCCAGCAGGCGCACCGGCCCGCGCGGGCGCTCGCCGGTTGCGCCTTCGATGCGGTCGCGCACCGCCTCGGCCAGAGGCTGCGCCGGATCGCCGAGGAAATCGCCACGGCGGAACTCGGCGAGGTTGCGGCTTTCCCGCGACCACAGCCAGCGCCCGCGGAACGCCTCGTCGACTTCATCGAGGTCGAGGTACAGCTGGGCCATGCGGTATTCGAACGCGTGTTCGCGCGGCGCATGCCGGCGATGGCGCACGCGGCCCTCGTAGATCGCGCTGGCCAGCGCGCTCATGCCGCGGCTTCCGACAGCAGGCCCGCACGCGGCCATTCGACCCCGAGCGCGTTCGCGACCTCCACGCCGCTGCGCATGCCGTCTTCGTGGAAACCCCAGCCCCAGTACGCGCCTGCGAACCAGGTGCGGTTGGCGCCCTGGATCTCGCGCTTGCGCGCCTGCGCGGCGACCGCGGCGTGGTCGTGGACCGGATGCCGGTATTCGCGGCGCGCGAGGATCCGCGCCGGGTCGATGTCGCGCGTGCGGTTGAGCGTGACCACCAGCGGCGTGTCGCCCGGCAAGCCCTGGAGCAGGTTCATGCAGTAGCTGACCGTGCAGGCCTGCGCAGGATCGGCCGGCACCCACGCATTCCATGCCGCCCATGCCTTGCGCATCCGCGGCAGCAACCGCGCATCGGTGTGCAGCACGGCCTCGTTGGCCTGGTAGCGGATCGCGCCCAGGATGTCGCGCTCGCGATCGCCGGCATCTTCGAGCAGCGCGAGCGCCTGGTCGGAATGGCACGCCAGCACCACCTGGTCGAAGCGTTCGCTGCCCTCATCGCAACGTACGATGGCTGCGTGCGCGTTGCGTACCACGCCGCGCACCGGGGTGGAGAGGCGCTTGCGCAACTTCCAGCGCGCGGCCAGCGCCTCCACGTAGCGGCGCGAACCGCCACGCACCACCCGCCACTGCGGCCGGCCGGCCACCTGCAGCATCTGGTGGTTGGCCATGAAGCGGACCAGGTACCGCGCCGGGAATTCGAGGATCGCGGCCGCCGGCGACGACCACAACGCGCTCGCCATCGGCACCAGGTGCAGGTCGCGGAACGCCGAGCCATAACGGCCGGCGGCGAGGTATTCGCCGAGCGTGGGGCCGGGGGCCTCGCCCTCCAGCAAAGCCGGCGCATCACGGTAGAAGCGCGCGAGGTCGCGCAGCATGCCCCAGAAGCGCGGCGAGGCGAGGTTGCGGCGCTGGCAGAACAGGGCGTCGAGGGACGTCGCGTTGTATTCCAGCCCGCTTGCTGCGTCCTGCACCGAGAAACTCATGGTGGTCTGCTGCGACTCGACGCCGAGTTCGTCGAACATCCGCGTCAGCAGCGGGTAATGCGCCGGGTTGTGGACGATGAAACCGGTATCGACGTCCAGGGCGCGGCCGTCGAGTTCGATGCGGTGGGTATCGGCGTGTCCGCCGAGGTAGTCATTCGCTTCGTACAACACCACTTCATGCCGGCGCGACAACAGCCACGCCGCGGACAAGCCGCCGATGCCGCTGCCGACCACCGCGATCCGCATGTCAGCGCCCCGCCTTGTCCAGCACCCACGCCGGCACCGGCTTGAGGTCGCGCACCAGGCCCATCGCCTGCATGCCCCGCAGGCCATACCAGGTGAGGTCGATTTCCCACCAACGGAAACCCTGGCGCGCGCTGCCCGGGAAGAAATGATGGTTGTTGTGCCAGCCCTCGCCGAAGGTGATCAGCGCGAGCAGCCAGTTGTTGCGACTGTCGTCGCGGGTGGCGTAGCGCCGGCGTCCCCAGCGGTGCGCCAGCGAATTGATCGTCACCGTCGCATGGAACAGCACCACCGTGGACACGAGGAATCCCCATACCAGCAGTTGCGGTCCGCTGGTGCCCAGTGCCGGCGCCCAGCGCTGCAGCGCCGCGCCCAGCGCGTACAGCGACACCGCCAGCGCGACCGGGACCGCGGTGTCGTAGCGGTCGAGCCAGCGCAGTTCGGGGAACGCGAGCAGGTCGCCGATGCGCGAGGGATCGGTGCGGAAGCCGGCGCGGGTGAGGAACCAGCCGACATGGCTGCGCCAGAAGCCCTTGCGCGGGGTATGCGGATCCTGCGGCGTGTCGGCGTGCACGTGGTGGTGCCGATGGTGGGCGGCCCACCACAACGGCCCGCGCTGCACCGACGCCGAACCGAGGACGGCGAACGCGAACTGCACCGGGCGCGAAGTGCGGAAGCTGCGATGCGAGAAATAGCGGTGGTAGAAGCCGGTGATCGCGAACATGCGCGCGGTGTACAGGCCTGCGGCGATCCACAGCGCGGTGGCGGACACGCCGACCCAGGCCACGGCGAGGCAGGCGATGTGCATGCCGATGAAGGGCGCGGCGCGCAGCCAGTCGATGCGTTCTTCGTCCGCCGGGCCCGTACGCCGGTCGCCGGCGCTGGTATCGAACCAGGATCGCAACGCGGCGCTCCGCGCGGGACGATCCGGGGATCCACCCGAGCCCTGCCTGGCGTTCATCCGCATTTCCGTTCGCATGCGGATGCATACGCGCGTGCGCGGCAAACGGATGCAGCGGCTTCAGATCCCGAAGACGGGTTGCAACGCGCGGGCCAGCCAACCCGGGAACCGCAGTGGCGCGTCCAGCGCGGCGACGCAGACGCAGGCGGCCCCGGGCAGGATCACCGGCTGGTGCTCGATGTCGGCATCGAGGTCGGCGACGTCGCCGGCGGCGAAGCAACCGAGCGAATCCTGGTAGGCGCCGCGCAGGATCTGGGTGATTTCGCCGCCGCCGTGGCCGTGCACCGGCATGCGCTTGCCTGGCGCGATGCGCAACATCAGCAAGGTGCCGCCGCTGGGCCCGCGCACGCGGATGAAATGCCGGCCCGGCCCCATCCAGCGCCAGCGCAATCCGCTGTACTTGCTGCCGAAATACGGATGCAGTGGCGTGGGCAGGCGATCTGGATCGGGCTCCGAAGCGGCTTCCCGCCACGGCGTCGTCGCGGCGGCGGCAGGCTCGCGGTCGAGGCGCTCCAGCATGTCCGCGCGCAGGCGTTCGCATTGCGCCTCGGCCG
This genomic window contains:
- a CDS encoding cryptochrome/photolyase family protein — encoded protein: MNRGIFWFRRDLRLADHPALDRACRAHDELLLLYIDEAGEPAADASRAWLRKSLAALGADIERRGGRLHLLAGEAETLLPMAAAACGANAVHVSALHEPAADARDARLAATLAGNGVALRRSAGRLLGDPDAVLGKSGAPYKVFTPFLKAAMPGWRLRERPPPERLACVPLPEALRRFGATIAPPRPAWDYGFWDAWSPGEAAARERLHEFLDRLDDYPEARDLPAVDGTSRLSPHLHFGEIGPGRVLAAARERGGAGADKFAAELGWREFAYYVLHHWPRSIRENFNPRFDAMGWREDAAGLEAWKRGRTGVPLVDAGMRQLWHQGWMHNRVRMVVASWLTKHMGLHWTHGADWFLHALVDADLANNALGWQWVAGTGVDAAPYFRVFNPVTQSRRFDPDGDYIRRWVPELRRLDARAIHAPWESGTSPNGYPPRPMVDLAKGRAEALARLADTMR
- a CDS encoding lipocalin family protein, which translates into the protein MKPRLAWIPLVAAGLAACATHPPTIPPVASVDLPRFMGDWYVIAHIPSRPEREAYDAVESYRLGEDGRIRTTFRYRKGGFDAPPETMEPVGTVVPGTHNAVWGMQFVWPVKAEYVIVDLAPDYSRTIIGRSKRDYVWLMARTPSLPESELESAIARIGALGYDTTKLRMVPQSAAASR
- a CDS encoding SAM-dependent methyltransferase encodes the protein MNATADAFELASDRPAPGLLGWAERGWIPDGLLRLGIRRMCAQRLRDECAGDPAAAARHAAALVAELRRSPVAIHADAANRQHYELPPAFFARCLGPRLKYSGCFYPTGNETLAEAEEAMLALYGERAQLADGQDILELGCGWGSLTLWMAERYPHARITAVSNSAPQRRFIEQRCRERGFANVRVLTCDANRLELPAAAFDRCVSIEMFEHMRNYEVLLDRIGGWLRPGGKLFAHIFCHRTLLYPFETEGEGNWMGRHFFTGGLMPAADTLLWFQHALRIEDRWLVDGTHYRRTANHWLQQQDAHRAELLPILREAYGDAAHLWFQRWRMFWMACAELFGYDHGREWMVAHYRFAKEAA
- a CDS encoding DUF1295 domain-containing protein, producing the protein MSPWKQLLLVWALAAIAQGIAWARQQRTANAGIVDVAWSFGLGAAAVVAAATGAGAPLPRALLAALGGLWGLRLGLHLLRRVRGEAEDGRYAQLRKRWGAAPLKWLGMFQFQALLVALFSLPFLAVAASPVEHWNAWTIAGIAVWLGSVVGETLADRQLARFRADPANRGKTCRDGLWRWSRHPNYFFEWLHWFAYVLLAVGSPFAWLAWIGPLLMYVFLRWISGIPFTEAQALRSRGEDYARYQRSTSMLFPWFPKEDR
- a CDS encoding DUF2878 domain-containing protein encodes the protein MASWANLFGYQATWFAVAWSAGHGRAWIGMLACIAFIGVQWRCSHARRADARVVLAALACGLLVDGIAARTGLLAYASAFPALPAPAWIVLLWCAFAMTMNHSMAWFAPRPWLAAAFAAVGGPLAYLGAARGFGALAFHDPAWPALLYLGSAWAIALPLLLRAASGGSRAARAAIGVRA
- a CDS encoding SAM-dependent methyltransferase; translated protein: MNSIAHAPAAGYGTLDRFLRARLLRRLDALRGGGVELSDALGTHRIGEPGPIEVPRLAVHGPGFYRALARNGSVGAAEAYMDGAWDCSDLVGLVQLLVRNRGLLDAMERGPARLGGLAMRALHALRRNTRDGARRNIAEHYDLGNPFFRLFLSEDMMYSSALYAGDGDTLEGASQRKLDRICDKLRIGADDHVVEIGTGWGGFALHAARTRGCRVTTTTISREQHALASRRVAEAGLQGRVTVLLSDYRDLRGEYDKLVSIEMVEAIGAEYLDAYFATLGRLLRPDGLALVQAITIEDHRYEQALRTVDFIKRHVFPGSFIPSIAAMLAAKSRSTDLALVHLEDFGPSYARTLRDWRRRFLANRGAIRAQGFDERFLRMWEFYLAYCEGGFLERTIGVAHLLMAKPGYRGDSYLPGLLEA
- a CDS encoding DUF1365 domain-containing protein, with protein sequence MSALASAIYEGRVRHRRHAPREHAFEYRMAQLYLDLDEVDEAFRGRWLWSRESRNLAEFRRGDFLGDPAQPLAEAVRDRIEGATGERPRGPVRLLAHLRYAGYGFNPVAFYYCHDAAGALHSIVAEITNTPWKERHAYVLPLARAQARGRALQWSFDKAFHVSPFLPLDRRYAWSFTAPGEDLRVHMGVFDGDRREFDATLALERRPLDGPNLARVLWRYPLMTAQVIAGIHWQALRLWLKRTPVHDHPSKPETRR
- a CDS encoding NAD(P)/FAD-dependent oxidoreductase codes for the protein MRIAVVGSGIGGLSAAWLLSRRHEVVLYEANDYLGGHADTHRIELDGRALDVDTGFIVHNPAHYPLLTRMFDELGVESQQTTMSFSVQDAASGLEYNATSLDALFCQRRNLASPRFWGMLRDLARFYRDAPALLEGEAPGPTLGEYLAAGRYGSAFRDLHLVPMASALWSSPAAAILEFPARYLVRFMANHQMLQVAGRPQWRVVRGGSRRYVEALAARWKLRKRLSTPVRGVVRNAHAAIVRCDEGSERFDQVVLACHSDQALALLEDAGDRERDILGAIRYQANEAVLHTDARLLPRMRKAWAAWNAWVPADPAQACTVSYCMNLLQGLPGDTPLVVTLNRTRDIDPARILARREYRHPVHDHAAVAAQARKREIQGANRTWFAGAYWGWGFHEDGMRSGVEVANALGVEWPRAGLLSEAAA
- a CDS encoding acyl-CoA desaturase codes for the protein MNARQGSGGSPDRPARSAALRSWFDTSAGDRRTGPADEERIDWLRAAPFIGMHIACLAVAWVGVSATALWIAAGLYTARMFAITGFYHRYFSHRSFRTSRPVQFAFAVLGSASVQRGPLWWAAHHRHHHVHADTPQDPHTPRKGFWRSHVGWFLTRAGFRTDPSRIGDLLAFPELRWLDRYDTAVPVALAVSLYALGAALQRWAPALGTSGPQLLVWGFLVSTVVLFHATVTINSLAHRWGRRRYATRDDSRNNWLLALITFGEGWHNNHHFFPGSARQGFRWWEIDLTWYGLRGMQAMGLVRDLKPVPAWVLDKAGR
- a CDS encoding ChrR family anti-sigma-E factor; this translates as MNPRHHLDPATVLAHAAGAIAPEAAAIVAIHLEACGECRRAVARAERIGGLLLEHQHVHAAAEAQCERLRADMLERLDREPAAAATTPWREAASEPDPDRLPTPLHPYFGSKYSGLRWRWMGPGRHFIRVRGPSGGTLLMLRIAPGKRMPVHGHGGGEITQILRGAYQDSLGCFAAGDVADLDADIEHQPVILPGAACVCVAALDAPLRFPGWLARALQPVFGI